In the genome of Paramormyrops kingsleyae isolate MSU_618 chromosome 5, PKINGS_0.4, whole genome shotgun sequence, the window CACGGTGCCTGGGATACGAGTCGTATGCCCTGGTTTGTACACCTGCCGCGCACTTCTCTTCCCATCCATCCAAAACGCAGACAGGCCCGTGGTGGAATTCCAGGTGACGCACACGTTCGTCTTGAAGGTGCTGAGTGGGGGCATGTTAAAGAACACGCCGTCCCCACTGAGGTAGAAGGACAGACGGCCGTCCTTCTCACGCCACACGTTCAGCTCGTCAAAGTCCTTGGTGCGATAGGCGAAGAGGATGATCTCCCGCTTGCCATCCAGCTCTGTGGCCAGCGTCATGCACAGCGTGAAGGCTTGCAGCTGCAAGGGTTTCTGGGGCACTAGTTTGACATAGCTGTAGTCGGTCTCGCTGGGAAACAGAAGGGCGTTTCCACCTAATCCTGAGGGGGGACGTGATAAAGGAACAAGGTCTTATGACAGTGTATGGAAATGGTTCACATTATTTTGATACAGATAAACCTTGTATCAAATATTCAGGTGGACAGAAAATGGGGTCTCTAACACCGATCATAATGGCTGAAAAATATACATTGAGGTGCGCGACAACCTTCAGAGGCCGACGAAAGACCGAAGAACAGGACGGCTGCCACAACGACCCCCTAGGGAGTCAGGTTTAGTTCTTATCGTTTACTTTTTTCCACTTAGGTTTAGCTAAGTTTGGGTTGTGCTCGTTAGATGTGCTCTTCTTTATTTTGGCCTCTGTCACTCCCGACGTTTGTTGCACCTACTgaagtgtctgtgaataaaatataaaaaagatc includes:
- the LOC111847727 gene encoding C-reactive protein-like isoform X1; this translates as MFPHRQLGVVVAAVLFFGLSSASEGLGGNALLFPSETDYSYVKLVPQKPLQLQAFTLCMTLATELDGKREIILFAYRTKDFDELNVWREKDGRLSFYLSGDGVFFNMPPLSTFKTNVCVTWNSTTGLSAFWMDGKRSARQVYKPGHTTRIPGTVILGQDPDIYLGKFDSKQSYVGEISNVNMWDYVLSDSDIQALHCDRSVPKGNIFDWNSIPYENIGDVLIIPDGRSNTIPIIGLC